In Streptomyces sp. 71268, the DNA window CGTTCTCGTCCGCGTCGTAGCGCCCGCGCAGGAACTGGCGGCGCCCCGGCAGCGAGCTGGCCACGCCCTCCGGGCAGACCGCGCTGACCACCGTGCGGTGCACGGGCTCCACGCCCATCAGGGTGCGGATGGCGGGGCGTACGAACAGCTCGAAGGAGACGTACGCGCTGACCGGGTTGCCGGGCAGGGCGAGCAGCGGGGCGCGGTCCCGGCCGCCCTCGCCGACGAAGCCGAACCCCTGCGGCTTGCCCGGCTGCATCGCCAGCTTGCGGAACCGCACGCCGTCGGCGTCGTCGCCCAGGCCCGTCAGCGCCTCCTTGACCACGTCGTACGCGCCGACGCTGACGCCGCCGGTGGTGACGAGGAGGTCGGCGCGGATGAGTTGGTCCTCGATGGTGGCGCGCAGCGTGGCGGCGTCGTCGGTGACCGCGCCGACGCGGTAGGCGATGGCGCCCGCGTCGCGGGCTGCGGCGGCGAGGGCGAAGCTGTTGGAGTCGTAGATCTGACCGGGGCCCAGCGGCTCGCCAGGCGGGACGAGTTCGCTGCCGGTGGAGAGGACGACCACGCGCGGGCGGGGCCGGACCCGGACCGTGGCGCGGCCGATGGCGGCCAGCAGGCTGATCTGCGGGGCGCCGAGCACCGTGCCGGCGCGCAGAGCCAGTTCGCCCGCCCCGACGTCGCTGCCCCGGGCGCGCACGTGCGCCCGCGCGGTGGCCGGCCGGTGCACCCGGACCTCGCCGCCGGCGCCCTCGGGGGCCGCGCTGTGCGCGAGCATGGCGCTGGCCGGGCCCCCGCCGCTGCCGCCGTCGGTCCACTCCACGGGCACGACCGCCTCGGCGCCGGGCGGCAGCGGGGCCCCCGTCATGATGCGGGCGGCCTCGCCGGGGCCGACGCGGGGCGGCTCGCCGCTGCCGGCCGCGATGTCGCCGATGACGGTCAGGACCGCCGGGAACTCCTCGCTGGCGGCGGCCACGTCGGCCACCCGCACGGCATAGCCGTCCATCGAGCTGTTGTCGAAGGGCGGCAGGGCCACCGGCACGGTGACGTCCTCCACCAGGACGCAGCCCTGCGCTTCGAGGAGGTGCAGCTCGATCGGGTCCAGCGGGCGCAGTCGGCCGAGGACGTCGTCGAGGTGCTCGGACACCAGCCAGGTCCGCTCGGGTCTGCTGGTGGCCGGTTCGGCGGTGCTACTCAACGGGCTACATCTCCTCGGTGACGTAA includes these proteins:
- the glp gene encoding gephyrin-like molybdotransferase Glp — its product is MSSTAEPATSRPERTWLVSEHLDDVLGRLRPLDPIELHLLEAQGCVLVEDVTVPVALPPFDNSSMDGYAVRVADVAAASEEFPAVLTVIGDIAAGSGEPPRVGPGEAARIMTGAPLPPGAEAVVPVEWTDGGSGGGPASAMLAHSAAPEGAGGEVRVHRPATARAHVRARGSDVGAGELALRAGTVLGAPQISLLAAIGRATVRVRPRPRVVVLSTGSELVPPGEPLGPGQIYDSNSFALAAAARDAGAIAYRVGAVTDDAATLRATIEDQLIRADLLVTTGGVSVGAYDVVKEALTGLGDDADGVRFRKLAMQPGKPQGFGFVGEGGRDRAPLLALPGNPVSAYVSFELFVRPAIRTLMGVEPVHRTVVSAVCPEGVASSLPGRRQFLRGRYDADENAVTPVGGSGSHLVKALAHANALIVLPEETTSLEPGGTVDVVLLD